One genomic window of Kaistia geumhonensis includes the following:
- a CDS encoding pyruvate kinase produces the protein MMDRNESLALRADVEELAQAVAEEGEAIFATWSTGIERQDFVAGARNLADYLALRRRDNRPLQRRLMAHGLSSIGRLESRVEATLAAVLAALDAITASEPRRDFPGEEAFFAGERRLAAATAEILGTPAEGRAVHLLVTCPSEAADDPAFMSDLAARGVEAIRINCAHDDRDAWARMIAHARAAEASSGRRMKVLMDLAGPKIRTGTIRKLDGNKRIGEGDRLAIAAPGRLGEAPADLMAVECTLPQALAACQLGERIFIDDGKLPTSVVEVAPWGVVVEASGAPDEDGYKLKEEKGVNFPDTEFSIPALTEKDIEDLDFVARNADGIEFSFVQTAADIDDLHAALSRIRPDDWQTLSLVLKIETTRALANLPEMIVRAAGRQPTAVMIARGDLAVEIGFNRLAEMQEEILWIGEAAQVPVIWATQVLEHLIKKGFPSRGEMTDAAMAARAECVMLNKGPHVMKAIDELVVLLARMGGHQYKKTPTLRRLASW, from the coding sequence ATGATGGACCGCAACGAAAGCCTCGCCCTTCGTGCCGATGTCGAAGAATTGGCCCAGGCGGTGGCGGAGGAGGGCGAGGCGATCTTCGCCACATGGTCCACGGGCATCGAGCGGCAGGACTTCGTCGCCGGCGCGCGCAATCTCGCCGACTATCTGGCGCTTCGGCGACGCGACAACCGTCCATTGCAGCGCCGGCTGATGGCCCATGGCCTTTCCTCGATCGGCCGGCTCGAAAGCCGCGTCGAGGCGACGCTCGCAGCAGTGCTCGCCGCGCTCGACGCCATCACGGCGAGCGAGCCGCGGCGCGATTTTCCCGGCGAGGAGGCATTCTTCGCCGGCGAGCGGCGGCTCGCCGCGGCCACGGCCGAGATCCTCGGCACGCCGGCCGAGGGCCGTGCGGTTCATCTGCTCGTGACCTGCCCGAGCGAGGCGGCCGACGATCCCGCCTTCATGTCCGATCTCGCGGCGCGCGGCGTCGAGGCGATCCGCATCAATTGCGCCCATGACGACCGCGATGCCTGGGCGCGGATGATCGCCCATGCCAGGGCGGCCGAGGCGTCGAGCGGACGGCGCATGAAGGTGCTGATGGATCTCGCCGGGCCGAAGATCCGAACGGGTACGATCCGCAAGCTCGACGGCAACAAGCGCATCGGCGAGGGCGATCGCCTCGCCATCGCCGCGCCGGGCCGGCTGGGCGAGGCGCCGGCCGACCTCATGGCCGTCGAGTGCACGCTGCCGCAGGCGCTGGCCGCCTGCCAGCTCGGCGAGCGCATCTTCATCGACGACGGCAAGCTGCCGACCAGCGTCGTCGAGGTCGCTCCCTGGGGCGTGGTGGTGGAGGCGAGCGGCGCGCCGGACGAGGACGGCTACAAGCTGAAGGAAGAGAAGGGCGTCAATTTCCCCGACACCGAATTCTCGATTCCGGCGCTGACGGAGAAGGACATCGAGGATCTCGACTTCGTCGCCCGCAACGCCGACGGCATCGAGTTTTCCTTCGTCCAGACCGCCGCCGATATCGACGATCTCCATGCCGCGCTTTCGCGCATCCGCCCCGACGACTGGCAGACCCTTTCGCTCGTCCTCAAGATCGAGACGACACGGGCGCTCGCCAACCTGCCCGAGATGATCGTGCGCGCGGCGGGTAGGCAGCCGACGGCGGTGATGATCGCGCGCGGCGATCTCGCGGTGGAGATCGGATTCAATCGGCTCGCCGAGATGCAGGAGGAGATTCTCTGGATCGGCGAGGCCGCGCAGGTGCCGGTGATCTGGGCGACGCAGGTTCTGGAGCATCTCATCAAGAAGGGCTTCCCCTCGCGCGGCGAGATGACCGACGCCGCCATGGCGGCACGGGCCGAATGCGTGATGCTCAACAAGGGTCCGCATGTGATGAAGGCGATCGACGAGCTGGTCGTGCTCCTCGCGCGCATGGGCGGCCATCAGTACAAAAAGACCCCGACGCTGCGCCGGCTGGCGAGCTGGTAG
- a CDS encoding ATP-binding cassette domain-containing protein has protein sequence MSVPFRASLVALHDVTLAAPDGRILLDHLDLAFGAERTGLVGRNGAGKSTLLRLIAGGEAPRAGTIERVGRIALLKQGIRADGLRVVDMAGVGEAFDRLARLSAGEGSLDDAALADWTLETRYAAALAATGLSPLDPERPASALSGGQRTRLALAALLLAEPDMILLDEPTDSLDRDGRAAVAELIANWKGGALVASHDRGLLRAMDQIVELSGLGARSYGGGYDFYAAKRAEERSAAAERLDVAERSLKQTRERIQTAAERKAHKDGRGRRERAKGDTPKIMLDAARERSEKSAGAAGRLAERQMETAGELLAEAQAAVERVAQLAFALPSSGLAERRLVLEMRDLRYSHPGGPLLFDGLDLIVSGPERIGITGGNGTGKSTLLRLAAGELAPLSGTVRRPVPSVLLDQELALFERGETILDAFRRLNPAATINEAHAALARFLFRNEEARRPVASLSGGEALRAALAAVLCGSSPPQLLILDEPTNHLDLDSVQAVEQALHGFDGALMVASHDADFLAALGLTRRMVLPMG, from the coding sequence ATGTCCGTTCCCTTCCGGGCCTCGCTCGTCGCCCTGCACGACGTCACGCTCGCCGCGCCTGACGGGCGCATTCTCCTCGACCATCTCGATCTTGCCTTCGGCGCCGAGCGCACCGGTCTCGTCGGTCGCAACGGTGCAGGCAAGTCCACGCTTCTGCGACTGATCGCAGGGGGCGAGGCGCCGCGCGCCGGCACCATCGAGCGCGTCGGCCGCATCGCGCTGCTGAAACAGGGTATCCGCGCTGATGGCCTGCGCGTCGTTGACATGGCCGGTGTCGGCGAAGCCTTCGACCGGCTGGCGCGGCTATCGGCTGGCGAAGGCAGCCTGGACGATGCCGCCCTCGCCGACTGGACGCTCGAAACGCGCTATGCGGCGGCGCTCGCTGCGACCGGACTGTCCCCGCTCGATCCGGAACGGCCGGCCTCGGCGCTTTCCGGCGGCCAGCGGACGCGGCTGGCGCTCGCCGCCCTGCTCCTCGCCGAACCGGACATGATCCTGCTCGACGAGCCGACGGACAGTCTCGACCGCGACGGCCGCGCCGCCGTCGCCGAGTTGATCGCGAACTGGAAGGGCGGCGCGCTGGTCGCCAGCCATGATCGCGGCCTGCTGCGCGCCATGGACCAGATCGTCGAATTGTCGGGCCTCGGTGCGCGATCCTATGGCGGCGGCTACGATTTCTATGCCGCGAAGCGCGCTGAGGAGCGCTCGGCGGCCGCCGAGAGGCTCGACGTCGCGGAACGCTCCCTGAAACAGACCCGCGAGCGCATCCAGACGGCCGCCGAGCGCAAGGCCCACAAGGACGGGCGCGGCCGGCGCGAACGAGCGAAGGGCGACACGCCGAAGATCATGCTCGATGCGGCACGCGAGCGGTCCGAGAAGAGCGCTGGCGCGGCTGGGCGGCTTGCCGAGCGGCAGATGGAGACGGCCGGCGAGTTGCTCGCCGAAGCGCAGGCGGCGGTGGAGCGCGTGGCGCAACTCGCCTTCGCCCTGCCCTCGTCCGGGCTCGCCGAGCGGCGTCTGGTGCTGGAGATGCGCGATCTCCGCTATTCCCATCCCGGCGGTCCGCTGCTCTTCGACGGTCTCGACCTCATCGTCAGCGGGCCCGAGCGCATCGGCATCACGGGCGGAAACGGCACCGGCAAATCGACGCTGCTTCGGCTCGCCGCCGGCGAACTGGCGCCGCTCTCGGGCACGGTCAGAAGGCCGGTCCCCTCGGTGCTGCTCGATCAGGAACTGGCCCTGTTCGAGCGTGGCGAGACCATTCTGGACGCTTTCCGCCGGCTCAATCCCGCGGCCACCATCAACGAGGCCCACGCGGCGCTGGCGCGTTTCCTGTTCCGCAACGAGGAAGCGCGCCGGCCTGTCGCCTCGCTCTCGGGCGGCGAGGCGCTGCGCGCGGCTCTGGCGGCCGTGCTTTGCGGGTCGAGCCCGCCGCAGCTGCTGATCCTCGACGAGCCGACCAATCATCTCGACCTCGACTCGGTCCAGGCGGTCGAGCAGGCACTGCATGGCTTCGACGGCGCCCTGATGGTGGCGAGCCACGACGCGGATTTCCTCGCCGCGCTCGGACTGACGCGGCGAATGGTGCTGCCGATGGGGTGA